From a single Rutidosis leptorrhynchoides isolate AG116_Rl617_1_P2 chromosome 5, CSIRO_AGI_Rlap_v1, whole genome shotgun sequence genomic region:
- the LOC139848102 gene encoding uncharacterized protein, which yields MGRAPCCSKVGLHRGAWSDEEDKLLTNYIQTHGEGQWRSMPSKAGLLRCGKSCRLRWMNYLRPGIKRGNFTAEEDDVIVRLHSIHGSRWSFIANELLGRTDNEIKNHWNSHLKQKIADDKQSDIKNEKKKRKNNQKSKKVKTVDNTVKTVPDQLVSTTSTSLPSSQSESASFDCGSMSGASSSSTIDQQGDIDLLMTDFSWPNWSPLFEIDDGALSINGQDDISSFEMPLDGLDLLMMKHDESKMLEKLYDECLQLIEDGDGY from the exons atgggAAGAGCACCTTGTTGCTCAAAAGTTGGTTTACACCGAGGAGCATGGTCTGATGAAGAAGATAAACTGTTAACTAATTACATTCAAACCCATGGTGAAGGTCAATGGCGATCCATGCCTTCCAAAGCTg GATTGTTGAGATGCGGAAAAAGTTGTAGGCTAAGATGGATGAATTATCTTCGACCAGGTATTAAGAGAGGAAACTTCACCGCGGAAGAGGATGACGTCATTGTCCGGCTTCATTCTATCCACGGGAGCCGATGGTCATTCATTGCCAATGAGCTATTGGGTCGAACCGACAATGAGATTAAAAATCACTGGAACTCGCATCTTAAACAAAAGATAGCGGACGACAAACAGTCCGACATAAAAAatgagaaaaagaaaagaaaaaacaaTCAAAAGTCAAAGAAAGTCAAAACCGTCGATAATACAGTAAAAACTGTTCCGGATCAACTTGTTTCAACAACTAGTACATCATTGCCTTCATCGCAATCTGAATCAGCGAGTTTTGATTGTGGATCGATGAGTGGTGCGTCATCAAGTTCAACGATTGATCAACAAGGTGATATTGACTTACTTATGACCGATTTTAGTTGGCCTAATTGGTCACCATTGTTTGAGATTGATGATGGTGCATTGAGTATCAACGGTCAAGATGATATTTCATCATTCGAAATGCCATTAGACGGTTTAGATTTGTTGATGATGAAACACGACGAAAGCAAAATGCTAGAGAAGTTATATGATGAGTGCTTGCAATTGATTGAAGATGGTGATGGATACTGA